One candidate division WOR-3 bacterium genomic window, AATTCGTAAGAATTTTCTTGAAAAGCCTCTTCAGGAATTTCAGGACTATTGTCAGGAGTAATAATGGTGTAAGGTTTTCCGCAATGTCCGTCCGAATTTGCTCAGATGCTTACCGCTATGAAAAACAATGCCAATAATACAGTTATTTTCATAATTCCTACTTTTCCGCCATTTTAACGGCTGGTATTATGATATATATTTGTCTACGAGTATTCAACAGAATTTACTTCAGCGACTGCAGAAGAAAAACTTATCCGGAAAATCTGCAGGCACCAAGGCAAAGTGAATAATGACTGCAGTCGGGACAATCTTCTGAAAAATTGTTTGACCTGAACTTTTCTAGTTTATCGGATTCAAGCATTTGTTTGAAATCATCTTCAAGAATATTTCCGAGGACCAGATCGCTCTGTTCGCATGGTCTTACGTTGCCGTAAAAATCCACGGCAAATTTGACGATTCCGCATAGGCAGGAGCCGAATTTTAAGTTCTTGAACAGACTAATATCGCCTTTACACCTTTCAAAAGGAATACCGAAAATGACTGGAAATCCGTATTTTCCTGAAAATTCATCGGCAATTTTTATTATTCCCAGTTTTTCATCAGTGCTCAAAGCAAGTTCCTCTTTATTTTCAGCTCCCCTCCCAGATGGTGTAAAAAAATTGATTGTCGCCGAATCACAGGAAAAGGCAAAGGCAAATCTCAAAAGATCGATTATTTCAACTAAATTTATTTTCATGGCAGTCACCGATAGGTTTACCCTGAATCTTCTCTTTTTGGCATGAGCAACAGCTGATTTTACATTGTCCAAGCCTCCGCTTTTGCATATATATAAATACTTTTCATCCATGAGTGTCGGGAGGGAAATGTCTATTAAGTCGAGTTTTTTTAGATCAATCCTTGAGAAAATATTGCGGTCAAGATTTTTGCCGTTGGTCGCAAGACT contains:
- a CDS encoding radical SAM protein; translation: MNDLFVVFEITRECDNDCLYCYNIWKNRNFQDSGKTNIDKKKALENIIKKIKPTGICFTGGEPLLSPELPELIELCRPDVKFISLATNGKNLDRNIFSRIDLKKLDLIDISLPTLMDEKYLYICKSGGLDNVKSAVAHAKKRRFRVNLSVTAMKINLVEIIDLLRFAFAFSCDSATINFFTPSGRGAENKEELALSTDEKLGIIKIADEFSGKYGFPVIFGIPFERCKGDISLFKNLKFGSCLCGIVKFAVDFYGNVRPCEQSDLVLGNILEDDFKQMLESDKLEKFRSNNFSEDCPDCSHYSLCLGACRFSG